One window from the genome of Methyloradius palustris encodes:
- the nadB gene encoding L-aspartate oxidase, with amino-acid sequence MQQYDVLIIGSGLAGLTTALKVAEHKKVCLVSKRTITDSASSWAQGGIAAVLTDDDSIEAHIQDTLIAGAGLCDAAVTRMVVEHARETVEWLIEQGVPFTREDDDSGYHLTREGGHSHRRIIHAADATGQAVQKTLAQKVREHKNITLLEDHIAVDLITAGKVGMEGSECLGAYVLDNTSGKVLTIAAQQTILATGGAGKVYLYTTNPDVSTGDGVAMAWRAGCRVANMEFIQFHPTCLFHPQAKSFLITEAVRGEGGILKLPDGNAFMLAHDPRGELAPRDVVARAIDFEMKKRGIDCVYLDISHQPADFIISHFPTIYRRCMELGIDITKQPIPVVPAVHFSCGGVMTDHQAHTDIPNLYAVGEVACTGLHGANRLASNSLLECMVFGQAAARDILAQTSRPFVKLPSWDESRVTDADEEVIITHNWNELRRFMWNYVGIVRTNKRLTRAMHRLNLLRDEVHEFYSNFRISNNLIELRNLLQVAELIVKSAMERKESRGLHYSKDYPDMLPEAIPTVLEPSNYYSLLDSHHGHGDLFDEPEHQEPKFEKKIALAS; translated from the coding sequence ATGCAGCAATATGACGTACTGATTATTGGTAGTGGTTTGGCTGGGCTGACAACAGCCTTAAAAGTAGCAGAACATAAGAAAGTTTGCCTGGTAAGCAAACGTACGATTACCGATAGTGCCAGTAGCTGGGCGCAAGGCGGCATTGCGGCGGTATTAACCGATGACGATTCAATCGAAGCCCACATCCAAGACACCTTAATCGCGGGCGCAGGCCTGTGCGATGCCGCTGTCACCCGCATGGTGGTTGAACATGCCCGTGAAACAGTAGAATGGTTGATTGAGCAAGGTGTTCCGTTCACCAGGGAAGACGACGATAGCGGTTACCACTTGACGCGAGAAGGCGGCCACAGCCACAGGCGCATCATCCACGCTGCAGATGCAACAGGCCAGGCGGTACAGAAAACACTGGCGCAGAAAGTGCGAGAGCACAAGAATATTACGTTGCTTGAAGACCATATTGCAGTTGACCTTATTACGGCAGGCAAAGTCGGCATGGAAGGCAGCGAATGCCTTGGTGCATATGTCTTGGATAACACTTCTGGCAAGGTACTCACGATTGCCGCACAGCAGACTATTCTCGCCACTGGTGGCGCTGGCAAAGTCTATCTTTACACCACCAATCCAGATGTCAGCACAGGCGATGGTGTTGCCATGGCATGGCGCGCGGGCTGTCGTGTTGCCAATATGGAATTCATCCAGTTTCACCCAACCTGTTTATTTCATCCACAAGCAAAATCATTTTTAATTACCGAAGCCGTGCGTGGCGAAGGCGGCATACTCAAACTGCCTGATGGGAATGCATTTATGCTGGCGCATGATCCGCGCGGCGAGCTGGCACCACGCGATGTAGTGGCCCGTGCCATCGACTTTGAAATGAAAAAACGCGGGATCGATTGCGTCTATCTCGACATCTCGCATCAGCCTGCTGACTTCATTATTTCGCACTTCCCCACCATTTATCGTCGCTGCATGGAGCTCGGCATAGATATCACCAAACAGCCTATCCCTGTAGTGCCAGCTGTGCATTTCAGCTGCGGTGGCGTCATGACTGATCATCAAGCACATACCGATATACCAAATTTATATGCCGTAGGCGAAGTCGCCTGCACGGGCTTGCACGGCGCTAACCGCCTAGCCAGTAACTCACTATTGGAATGCATGGTGTTCGGCCAAGCCGCCGCGCGCGATATTCTGGCACAGACATCTAGGCCATTTGTAAAGCTACCATCGTGGGACGAAAGCCGTGTGACGGATGCTGACGAAGAAGTCATCATCACCCATAACTGGAATGAACTCAGGCGCTTTATGTGGAATTACGTGGGCATTGTGCGTACCAACAAGCGGCTAACGCGCGCCATGCACAGGCTAAATTTGCTACGCGACGAAGTACATGAGTTCTATAGCAATTTCCGCATCAGCAACAACCTGATTGAGCTACGTAATTTATTGCAAGTGGCCGAATTGATTGTCAAAAGCGCAATGGAACGCAAAGAAAGTCGCGGCTTGCATTACAGCAAAGATTATCCTGACATGCTGCCAGAGGCGATTCCCACTGTGCTTGAGCCGTCAAACTATTACAGTTTGCTCGATAGCCATCATGGTCATGGTGATTTATTCGATGAGCCAGAGCATCAAGAACCAAAATTTGAAAAGAAAATCGCCCTTGCCAGCTAG
- a CDS encoding type II secretion system F family protein, whose product MPHLTLSFQTRAELFTKLATMEKAGLPFTQALGLLRLPGTTNQRLSVMRKYIKASIDFAEAGEEASVFTPFEATLIRVAMAAGSPASTYQKLADYYAIRAIQSRQLRSKLALPVLMLVLSILIQPIPELINGALGGYIGQVFVPLLTITLAASLIFYARYWLHVISLLPIKDATHQLVRRLPVFGSLHIKRNLRDYFESLALLLEAGMPMRQAHAMATTTVADSAIKAELSKAALRLKAGATFSQAMQKLVFLKSATAMHFIETGEAAGKLPEMLMRYTQQESAFLLQREKLLADWLPKIIYALIALWVAYSLISDGLKPIEMPPELM is encoded by the coding sequence GTGCCTCACCTGACTTTATCTTTTCAAACTCGTGCAGAGCTTTTTACAAAGCTGGCCACTATGGAAAAGGCAGGTTTGCCTTTCACACAGGCGCTGGGTTTGTTACGTTTGCCAGGTACAACGAATCAGCGCTTGAGTGTGATGCGTAAATATATCAAAGCTTCTATTGATTTTGCTGAAGCTGGTGAAGAGGCTAGCGTATTTACGCCGTTTGAAGCTACCTTGATCAGAGTCGCCATGGCGGCGGGTAGCCCTGCTAGCACCTATCAAAAACTGGCCGATTATTATGCGATTCGCGCGATTCAATCCCGGCAGCTAAGATCAAAGTTGGCATTGCCAGTGTTGATGCTGGTGCTTTCAATCTTGATACAACCCATCCCCGAGCTGATCAATGGCGCATTGGGTGGATATATTGGCCAGGTGTTTGTGCCTTTGCTTACTATCACTTTGGCTGCTTCACTTATTTTTTATGCAAGATACTGGCTGCATGTGATTTCCTTATTACCCATCAAGGATGCAACTCACCAGTTAGTCAGGCGGTTACCTGTATTTGGCAGCCTGCATATCAAACGCAATTTGCGAGATTATTTTGAAAGTTTGGCATTGTTGTTAGAAGCGGGTATGCCGATGCGACAAGCCCATGCGATGGCTACTACCACAGTCGCAGACTCAGCCATCAAGGCGGAATTAAGTAAGGCTGCTTTGCGTTTAAAGGCAGGGGCAACATTTAGCCAAGCAATGCAAAAACTTGTTTTTCTCAAGTCTGCAACTGCAATGCATTTTATTGAAACGGGTGAAGCCGCGGGCAAATTACCTGAGATGCTAATGCGCTATACCCAACAGGAATCAGCATTTTTGCTGCAAAGAGAAAAATTGCTGGCTGATTGGTTACCTAAAATTATCTATGCGCTGATTGCCCTCTGGGTAGCTTATAGCTTGATCTCAGATGGATTAAAGCCGATTGAAATGCCACCTGAGTTGATGTAA
- a CDS encoding FIST C-terminal domain-containing protein — translation MKQVATGLAIGHVLDPALATEAVGKAMQQLEITTANAVILFLTSEFASDPLPAIRAAAKAASCTQVIGCSAPGIFTQEDWVLDAPAVAAMVFSRNISLQALANTNNEANIFILALTAPNAINANWITAAGQRFGGVSGDVIGQGPFSVWQNAKGVAEGHTQTLINGVRIEVGTSHGLHILSEPQLITETNEHDLIQLADQPALSVLEDVYQQYTNQPEETLPLHLLMAVTADTVADIEAGHYQLSTIVSGNEEDASVTLAKMPQTGQYLSWGLREVEAAQVDLKLTAENLVRDLNSEPDFGMLFSCLGRGPYFYDGIDRDLAVLKQRFPDMPLIGFYGNGEIAPINGVNELLQYSAVLALFAVQR, via the coding sequence ATGAAACAAGTCGCTACAGGTCTTGCCATCGGCCATGTGCTTGACCCTGCATTAGCCACTGAAGCGGTGGGCAAGGCCATGCAACAATTAGAGATTACTACTGCTAATGCGGTTATTCTGTTTCTTACCTCTGAATTTGCCAGCGACCCACTCCCAGCAATTCGTGCAGCAGCAAAAGCCGCCAGTTGTACGCAAGTGATTGGTTGTTCTGCCCCTGGTATTTTTACGCAAGAAGACTGGGTACTTGATGCGCCAGCCGTTGCGGCGATGGTGTTTTCCAGAAATATTAGTTTGCAAGCTTTGGCTAACACCAATAATGAGGCCAACATTTTCATCCTCGCACTTACTGCGCCGAACGCCATCAATGCCAACTGGATTACTGCCGCGGGCCAGAGGTTTGGTGGAGTTTCCGGCGATGTGATTGGTCAAGGCCCTTTTTCTGTATGGCAAAATGCTAAAGGCGTTGCTGAGGGGCACACACAAACCCTCATCAATGGGGTGAGAATTGAGGTTGGCACCAGCCATGGTTTGCATATCTTGAGTGAGCCACAACTTATTACTGAGACGAATGAGCATGATCTTATTCAGCTTGCCGATCAGCCTGCATTAAGCGTTTTAGAAGACGTATATCAACAATATACAAACCAACCAGAAGAGACTTTGCCCTTACACTTGCTGATGGCAGTGACCGCCGATACAGTGGCCGATATTGAGGCAGGTCATTATCAATTAAGCACGATTGTGAGTGGTAATGAAGAAGATGCTTCAGTGACTTTGGCAAAAATGCCGCAAACAGGCCAATATTTAAGCTGGGGTTTGCGTGAAGTCGAGGCAGCACAAGTTGACCTCAAACTGACGGCAGAAAATCTGGTAAGAGATTTGAATAGTGAGCCAGATTTCGGCATGTTATTTTCTTGTCTTGGCCGCGGCCCTTATTTTTATGATGGTATAGACCGTGATTTGGCTGTGCTTAAGCAGCGGTTTCCCGACATGCCTTTGATTGGCTTCTACGGCAATGGCGAAATTGCGCCCATCAACGGCGTTAACGAGTTGTTGCAATATTCTGCAGTGCTCGCTTTATTTGCAGTCCAAAGATGA
- the nth gene encoding endonuclease III has product MNKEKSEEIFRRLSIAIPAPKTELNHNSVFELLIAVILSAQATDKGVNIATAKLYPVANTPSAILALGIEGLERYIKTIGLYHSKAKNVLATCERLIEVYGGEVPRTREALESLPGVGRKTANVILNTAFGEPTIAVDTHIFRVGNRTGLGRGKTPLAVENKLMKIVPKAYMKDAHHLLILHGRYTCVARKPKCDECVILDLCEFKGKVVA; this is encoded by the coding sequence ATGAATAAAGAGAAAAGTGAAGAGATTTTTCGCAGGCTAAGCATTGCGATTCCTGCACCCAAAACCGAACTCAATCACAATAGCGTGTTTGAACTTTTAATCGCGGTGATCCTATCTGCACAGGCGACAGATAAAGGGGTGAATATCGCCACGGCCAAGTTATACCCTGTGGCGAATACACCATCCGCAATATTGGCATTAGGTATTGAAGGGCTGGAAAGATACATCAAAACCATAGGGCTATATCACAGCAAGGCCAAAAATGTATTGGCGACCTGTGAACGCCTGATTGAGGTTTATGGTGGCGAAGTGCCACGCACTCGCGAGGCGCTAGAAAGCCTCCCTGGCGTAGGCCGAAAAACCGCCAATGTGATTTTGAATACAGCGTTTGGGGAACCTACTATCGCAGTAGATACCCATATCTTTCGGGTTGGAAATAGGACAGGATTAGGGCGCGGAAAAACGCCATTGGCAGTTGAGAACAAACTCATGAAAATCGTACCTAAAGCCTATATGAAAGATGCCCATCATTTACTGATTTTGCATGGTCGCTATACCTGTGTGGCGCGTAAACCTAAATGCGATGAATGCGTGATTCTTGATTTATGTGAATTCAAAGGCAAGGTCGTTGCATGA
- the bamC gene encoding outer membrane protein assembly factor BamC, which produces MRNIALASLFAFGLSACDSIPFIDTSSDYKAAGRARPLEVPPDLTSISSSDTYTVPGGSTTYSSYSQNQADQVVGEPKILQNPDNVKLERAGSQRWLVVQAAPEKVWPVIREFWSELGFAVRVENPETGVMETEWVDPSSLTKDDNGNYLDKFQGWLDKLNTLQTRQKFRTRLDRGKDDNTTEIYLSHRSVSDAQDDGKERTVTTLGTVEGGYKNPLARSKKEEARADAEDIDAELMRRLMVRLGVEEQKSRSILTTASTEMRAKLTKDSDGTLNLIANDPFDRAWRRVGLALDRIGFVVEDKDRSNGLFYVRYSDVDIDDTPPPKEKKGLLDKLKFWGDDDKKPAEDNTDTAEPVVAKKDEKSLADKLKFWGGDTKDKTNPEKQYRISIDENDGGTSSTISVVNKEGKRVKSATANRIISLLYDQLK; this is translated from the coding sequence ATGAGAAACATTGCACTCGCCTCGCTCTTCGCATTTGGCCTCTCGGCTTGTGACTCTATTCCATTCATTGATACATCTTCTGATTACAAAGCGGCTGGGCGTGCCCGTCCACTTGAAGTGCCACCTGACCTGACCTCAATCTCAAGCAGCGACACCTACACAGTGCCTGGTGGCTCCACCACTTACTCTAGCTACAGCCAAAATCAAGCGGATCAAGTTGTCGGCGAGCCAAAGATTCTTCAAAACCCAGACAACGTAAAACTAGAGCGTGCAGGTTCGCAACGCTGGTTGGTAGTTCAGGCTGCGCCAGAAAAAGTGTGGCCAGTAATTCGCGAGTTCTGGTCTGAGCTTGGCTTTGCTGTACGTGTTGAAAACCCTGAAACTGGGGTGATGGAAACAGAATGGGTAGATCCATCCAGCCTGACCAAAGACGACAACGGCAATTATCTGGACAAGTTCCAAGGCTGGTTAGATAAGCTGAATACCCTACAAACGAGACAAAAATTCCGCACACGTCTTGACCGCGGTAAAGACGACAACACCACTGAAATTTATCTTAGCCATCGTTCAGTCAGTGATGCTCAAGATGATGGCAAGGAACGCACTGTGACTACCCTCGGGACAGTAGAGGGTGGCTATAAAAACCCATTGGCTCGCAGCAAAAAAGAAGAAGCCCGCGCCGACGCTGAAGATATTGATGCAGAGTTGATGCGTCGCCTGATGGTTAGACTTGGCGTGGAAGAACAAAAATCACGTTCAATCCTCACCACAGCAAGCACTGAAATGCGCGCAAAACTGACTAAAGATAGCGATGGCACACTTAACCTGATCGCGAATGACCCATTTGACCGTGCATGGCGTCGTGTAGGCTTGGCACTCGATAGAATCGGCTTTGTGGTAGAAGACAAAGACCGTTCTAACGGTTTGTTCTACGTACGCTATTCAGATGTGGATATAGACGATACGCCACCACCAAAAGAAAAAAAGGGCCTACTCGATAAGCTGAAGTTCTGGGGCGACGATGATAAAAAGCCTGCTGAGGACAATACTGACACCGCGGAACCAGTAGTCGCTAAAAAAGATGAGAAAAGCCTTGCTGACAAGCTTAAATTCTGGGGTGGTGATACCAAAGACAAAACCAATCCAGAAAAACAATATCGCATCAGTATCGATGAAAATGATGGCGGCACTTCTTCAACGATTAGCGTAGTTAACAAGGAAGGCAAGCGCGTGAAATCAGCCACCGCCAATCGCATCATTAGTTTGCTTTATGACCAGTTGAAATAA
- the rsxB gene encoding electron transport complex subunit RsxB: MITFKPATPLLVKMIDGILPQTQCGQCHYAGCKPYAEAIAAGAASINQCPPGGKAGIRALAALLHVEYKPLNAEHGTHRPKMLAVIDDAVCIGCTLCIQACPVDAILGAAQQMHTVIAQECTGCELCLPPCPVDCISMQAVENSSSLDYQCNSSFNAEHSAIFLPKISPEKNPAAIARSRYEFKLFRARRELQERKQRSLNHKKVTANE, from the coding sequence ATGATCACTTTTAAGCCTGCAACACCTTTACTGGTGAAAATGATTGATGGCATTTTGCCGCAAACGCAATGCGGACAGTGCCATTATGCTGGCTGCAAACCCTATGCAGAAGCCATTGCTGCAGGCGCAGCCAGTATCAATCAGTGTCCGCCAGGTGGCAAAGCTGGCATTCGTGCTTTGGCGGCATTGTTGCATGTGGAATATAAACCGCTTAACGCTGAGCATGGAACCCATAGGCCTAAGATGCTGGCGGTGATTGATGACGCAGTTTGCATCGGCTGTACCTTGTGCATCCAAGCTTGCCCTGTAGATGCCATACTCGGTGCTGCGCAGCAGATGCATACAGTGATTGCGCAAGAGTGTACGGGTTGTGAATTATGCCTGCCGCCATGCCCTGTGGATTGCATCAGCATGCAAGCAGTGGAGAATTCATCTAGTCTTGATTATCAATGTAACTCAAGTTTTAATGCTGAGCATTCTGCTATATTTTTGCCCAAAATTTCACCTGAGAAAAATCCGGCGGCGATTGCCAGAAGCCGATATGAATTCAAACTTTTTCGGGCAAGACGTGAGTTGCAAGAGCGCAAACAGCGTTCACTTAATCACAAAAAAGTAACAGCAAATGAATAA
- a CDS encoding zf-HC2 domain-containing protein produces the protein MLSCKEASRLISQSLDRQLTVRERLSLRFHLLLCDMCTTFRRQLSLIRVAVRRYKTQIENNESIRLSEDAKLRISNSIKID, from the coding sequence ATGTTGAGTTGTAAAGAAGCAAGCCGACTAATCTCGCAATCACTAGACCGTCAATTGACGGTGCGTGAGCGATTGAGCCTGCGCTTTCATTTGCTCTTATGCGATATGTGTACGACTTTCAGAAGGCAACTTAGCCTCATCAGAGTGGCAGTTCGGCGATATAAAACGCAGATTGAAAACAATGAAAGTATTCGGCTTTCTGAAGATGCCAAACTTCGTATCTCAAACAGTATAAAAATTGATTAA
- the dapA gene encoding 4-hydroxy-tetrahydrodipicolinate synthase, whose translation MLQGSLVAIVTPMHADGGLDINSLRKLIDFHVDAGTDGIVIVGTTGESPTVDVEEHCLLIKTTIEQVAGRVPVIAGTGANSTREAIELTQKAKTLGADACLLVAPYYNKPTQEGLYQHYRAVAEAVDIPQILYNVPGRTGCDILNDTAIRLAAIPNIIGIKDATGSIERGTDLLLRAPKDFLIYSGDDASGLALLLLGAHGVISVTANVAPKLMHEMFVTAMTGKVQEARVINAKLFALHQKLFIEANPIPVKWVLQEMGLIGAGIRLPLVTLSSQHHDTLRKAMAAAGL comes from the coding sequence ATGCTGCAAGGCAGTCTTGTTGCCATCGTCACTCCTATGCATGCGGATGGCGGCTTGGATATCAACAGTTTACGCAAGCTGATCGACTTTCATGTCGATGCTGGCACCGATGGTATTGTGATTGTCGGCACCACTGGTGAATCACCAACAGTAGATGTTGAAGAACATTGCCTGCTGATCAAAACCACCATTGAGCAAGTAGCTGGCCGTGTGCCTGTAATCGCTGGCACTGGCGCGAACTCAACACGTGAAGCCATAGAACTTACGCAAAAAGCCAAAACATTGGGCGCAGACGCCTGCCTGCTGGTTGCCCCTTATTACAACAAGCCTACGCAAGAAGGCTTGTACCAACACTATCGCGCAGTAGCTGAAGCCGTTGATATTCCGCAAATACTGTATAACGTACCTGGTCGCACTGGCTGCGACATCCTGAATGACACTGCAATCAGGCTCGCTGCAATTCCAAATATTATTGGTATTAAAGACGCCACTGGTAGCATTGAACGCGGTACTGATTTACTACTGCGTGCACCAAAAGATTTCCTAATTTACAGTGGCGATGATGCCAGTGGTTTGGCACTGCTGTTACTTGGCGCGCATGGGGTTATTTCTGTCACGGCAAACGTTGCGCCAAAGCTCATGCATGAGATGTTTGTCACTGCGATGACTGGCAAGGTGCAAGAAGCACGAGTGATCAACGCAAAATTATTTGCGTTGCACCAAAAACTATTCATAGAAGCCAACCCGATTCCCGTGAAATGGGTGTTGCAAGAAATGGGCTTGATCGGCGCTGGTATTCGTTTGCCGCTGGTCACATTGTCTTCACAACATCATGATACTTTGCGCAAGGCAATGGCTGCTGCTGGCCTCTGA
- a CDS encoding DUF1841 family protein — MALFNPSRDQVRQFFFDTWAKFKHHQALSDLESLALQVMQMHPEYHKALDAPDHYLQQEYFPEMGETNPFLHMSLHLSILEQIAINQPPGISAAYQALVKKYDDTAAAQHDLMDCLAETIWQAQRKGSQPDAEAYLACMQAKAR; from the coding sequence ATGGCTTTGTTTAACCCCAGTCGTGACCAAGTGCGACAATTCTTTTTTGATACATGGGCGAAATTCAAGCATCATCAGGCATTATCTGACCTTGAATCATTGGCCTTACAAGTCATGCAAATGCACCCTGAATATCACAAGGCGCTAGATGCTCCCGATCATTATTTGCAGCAGGAGTATTTTCCTGAAATGGGCGAAACCAATCCTTTTTTGCATATGAGCTTGCATCTCTCGATTCTTGAGCAGATTGCCATTAATCAGCCTCCAGGAATATCTGCCGCATATCAGGCGCTCGTAAAGAAATATGACGACACGGCTGCTGCTCAGCATGATTTAATGGATTGCCTCGCAGAAACCATCTGGCAAGCCCAGCGCAAAGGCTCGCAGCCAGATGCTGAGGCTTATCTGGCTTGCATGCAAGCAAAGGCCCGTTAA
- a CDS encoding sigma-70 family RNA polymerase sigma factor, with the protein MSEQHAWLTEHGDYLYRFALARLRDPHQAEDVVQETLLAAIQNQSFEGKSAPRTWLTGILKHKIIDLMRKQVREQPMEDIGEDLPDEPGMDEFFSGDKRHWDEAPQKWDVPENDLEQKQFFITLQACMDRLPKKLASLFMLREVQEEDNEEICKALDITATNAWVMLYRARMSLRKCMELNWLS; encoded by the coding sequence ATGAGTGAACAACACGCATGGCTGACTGAGCACGGTGACTACCTTTACCGCTTTGCCTTGGCACGCTTGCGTGATCCGCATCAAGCTGAAGATGTGGTGCAAGAAACCTTGCTGGCTGCCATCCAGAATCAGTCTTTTGAAGGTAAGTCTGCACCCCGTACTTGGCTCACAGGCATACTCAAACACAAGATTATTGACCTCATGCGCAAACAAGTGCGCGAGCAACCCATGGAAGATATAGGCGAAGACTTGCCTGATGAGCCAGGCATGGATGAATTCTTTTCGGGCGATAAGCGTCATTGGGACGAAGCTCCGCAAAAGTGGGATGTGCCAGAAAATGATCTGGAGCAAAAGCAGTTTTTTATTACCTTACAAGCGTGTATGGATCGCCTGCCGAAAAAACTGGCCAGCCTCTTTATGCTGCGTGAAGTGCAAGAAGAAGACAACGAAGAAATCTGTAAGGCGCTCGATATTACGGCGACCAATGCTTGGGTCATGTTATACCGTGCCCGCATGAGTTTGCGTAAATGTATGGAGTTGAACTGGCTGAGCTAG
- a CDS encoding MBL fold metallo-hydrolase, which translates to MRFASLGSGSAGNGLLVEHQQTTLLMDCGFGIRDSVNRLERLGVTPESLTGILVTHEHDDHAGGVFKLANKYRIPVWLTHGTYKMVERLLPDNHQIAIHVIDSHQLFSIGDIQVQPFPVPHDAREPVQYVFSNGDKKLGVLTDTGTSTPHIEAMLNACDALLLECNHDLDMLMNGPYTWTLKQRVSSRLGHLDNQSSAGILDKIDTSKLQHLIAAHLSAKNNSQALVKKVLSEVLNCEEDWIGIADQDVGFTWRQIA; encoded by the coding sequence ATGCGATTCGCTTCCCTCGGTAGCGGTAGTGCTGGCAATGGCTTGTTAGTTGAACACCAGCAAACTACGCTACTGATGGATTGCGGCTTTGGTATACGTGATTCGGTAAATCGCTTAGAACGTCTTGGGGTTACGCCAGAGTCGCTCACTGGCATTCTGGTCACACATGAGCATGATGACCATGCTGGCGGTGTATTCAAATTAGCGAATAAATATCGCATTCCCGTCTGGCTGACCCATGGTACTTACAAAATGGTCGAACGGCTTTTGCCTGACAACCACCAAATTGCCATTCATGTGATTGATAGCCATCAGCTATTTTCAATAGGCGATATTCAAGTCCAACCTTTCCCCGTGCCACATGATGCGCGCGAACCAGTGCAATATGTATTCAGCAATGGTGACAAAAAGCTAGGTGTACTCACCGACACTGGCACTTCTACACCTCACATCGAAGCAATGCTGAATGCATGCGATGCTCTCTTACTTGAGTGTAATCATGATTTGGATATGCTAATGAATGGCCCTTATACATGGACATTAAAACAGCGAGTCAGCAGCCGACTAGGGCATTTAGATAATCAAAGTTCTGCGGGCATTCTGGATAAAATAGATACAAGCAAATTACAGCACCTGATTGCTGCGCATTTAAGTGCTAAAAATAATTCGCAGGCATTAGTTAAAAAAGTACTGTCTGAGGTATTAAATTGCGAAGAGGATTGGATAGGGATTGCAGATCAGGATGTTGGATTTACATGGCGACAAATTGCCTAG
- the tfpZ gene encoding TfpX/TfpZ family type IV pilin accessory protein: MTRFRAAGIHLLISLTIVISILTLMLGLWYPGMYFKLMGGGGLLFIMSGVDVCLGPLLTLCVFKAGKKSLKFDLTVIGLFQAAALSYGLYVMFEARPVFTVFTNDQFQVASVVDIQPKELSLAKNPEWRSFPLTGPVVVAATAPTTQKDKDDVLAGALVGADWQQFPRLYVSYDSQWQNILAKAKPLSDLRAINKNNIPVVDSFLKSQARPESDFAFLPIRTSQAEMAFVIDAHTGDQIKIIDVVPWR, translated from the coding sequence ATGACTAGATTTCGCGCCGCTGGCATACATTTGCTGATTAGCCTGACTATTGTAATTTCTATATTAACGCTCATGCTCGGCTTATGGTATCCAGGCATGTATTTCAAGTTGATGGGCGGGGGCGGTTTACTGTTCATCATGTCTGGTGTGGATGTATGTCTAGGTCCTTTGCTGACTTTGTGTGTATTCAAGGCGGGCAAAAAAAGCCTGAAATTTGATTTAACCGTCATTGGTTTGTTCCAAGCTGCGGCGTTGAGTTATGGTTTGTATGTAATGTTTGAGGCACGTCCCGTTTTCACGGTATTTACCAATGATCAGTTTCAGGTTGCCTCAGTCGTCGATATACAGCCCAAAGAGCTGTCACTGGCGAAAAATCCAGAATGGCGTAGTTTTCCACTAACAGGGCCAGTTGTCGTTGCGGCAACGGCGCCGACTACACAAAAAGACAAAGATGATGTTCTGGCAGGAGCTTTGGTTGGCGCAGACTGGCAGCAGTTCCCTAGGTTATATGTGAGCTATGATTCACAGTGGCAAAACATATTGGCCAAAGCTAAGCCACTCTCTGATTTACGTGCCATTAATAAAAACAATATCCCGGTAGTTGATAGTTTTCTCAAATCGCAGGCGCGGCCAGAATCTGACTTTGCATTTTTACCTATACGTACTTCGCAAGCCGAAATGGCGTTTGTGATTGATGCACACACTGGTGACCAGATCAAAATTATTGATGTTGTACCTTGGCGTTAA